One Microbacterium marinum genomic window carries:
- a CDS encoding TetR/AcrR family transcriptional regulator, with the protein MTWRATQKANRRAELMAAAARLFAERGFGAVSTADLGDAVGMSGPALYRHFASKEALLCALLLDASGRLLNGGRALTATIGDPQWALTALIDFHLDFATTDADVIRVQDRELGNLPADVNQQVRRLQREYVQEWDRPFAVLRPDLAPAQRQTRLLATFGLLNSTPHSAVASADDTRGILAGMAARALLGD; encoded by the coding sequence ATGACGTGGCGCGCGACGCAGAAGGCGAACCGTCGCGCCGAGCTCATGGCCGCAGCCGCCCGGCTGTTCGCCGAGCGGGGCTTCGGTGCCGTGTCGACGGCGGACCTCGGCGATGCCGTCGGGATGAGCGGGCCGGCGCTCTACCGGCACTTCGCGAGCAAAGAGGCGCTGCTGTGCGCACTGCTGCTCGACGCGAGCGGACGTCTGCTCAACGGGGGGCGGGCGCTGACCGCGACGATCGGCGATCCGCAGTGGGCGCTCACGGCGCTGATCGACTTCCATCTCGACTTCGCCACGACCGACGCCGATGTCATCCGGGTGCAGGACCGTGAGCTCGGCAATCTCCCTGCCGACGTCAACCAGCAGGTGCGCCGGCTGCAGCGCGAATACGTGCAGGAGTGGGATCGGCCCTTCGCCGTGCTCCGCCCGGATCTCGCCCCTGCGCAGCGGCAGACGAGGTTGTTGGCCACCTTCGGCCTGTTGAACTCGACCCCGCACTCCGCCGTGGCGAGCGCCGACGACACGAGGGGGATCCTCGCCGGCATGGCGGCGCGAGCGCTTCTGGGCGATTGA
- a CDS encoding aldolase/citrate lyase family protein has protein sequence MIAGPALLFCPADRPDRYGKAAAAADSVILDLEDAVAPGDKAAARTHLAGADLDPDRTIVRINPAETVEFTLDLDALRASPFRTVMLAKAEDSAALDALGEYRVIALCETPGGVENAGAVARHPSVIGLMWGAEDLVAGIGGRSSRFDDGRYRDVARYARSRVLIAAAAAGKEAIDAVHLDIADIEGLALEATDAAASGFAATACIHPSQVGVIRQAYAPADADVEWAEAVLAEAVGQPGVFRFRGRMIDEPVLRQARRTLAAR, from the coding sequence GTGATCGCCGGGCCCGCCCTCCTGTTCTGCCCCGCCGACCGTCCCGACCGCTACGGTAAGGCGGCGGCGGCCGCCGACAGCGTCATCCTCGACCTCGAAGACGCCGTCGCCCCAGGAGACAAGGCCGCCGCCCGCACCCATCTGGCCGGTGCCGACCTCGACCCTGATCGCACGATCGTGCGGATCAACCCGGCGGAGACCGTCGAGTTCACCCTCGACCTCGATGCGCTCCGCGCGAGCCCGTTCCGCACCGTCATGCTCGCCAAGGCCGAGGATTCCGCCGCGCTCGACGCGCTCGGGGAGTACCGCGTGATCGCGCTCTGCGAGACGCCGGGCGGGGTGGAGAACGCGGGCGCCGTGGCGCGGCATCCGTCGGTCATCGGACTGATGTGGGGTGCGGAGGACCTGGTGGCGGGCATCGGCGGTCGCTCCAGCCGATTCGACGACGGCCGGTATCGGGACGTCGCACGCTATGCGCGGTCGCGGGTTCTGATCGCCGCCGCTGCCGCCGGCAAGGAGGCGATCGACGCCGTCCACCTCGACATCGCCGACATCGAGGGGCTCGCCCTCGAGGCGACGGATGCCGCGGCGTCGGGATTCGCGGCGACGGCGTGCATCCATCCCTCGCAGGTCGGGGTGATCCGCCAGGCGTACGCGCCGGCGGACGCCGACGTCGAGTGGGCGGAGGCCGTGCTGGCGGAGGCGGTCGGGCAGCCCGGGGTGTTCCGCTTCCGCGGTCGGATGATCGACGAACCCGTGCTGCGGCAGGCGCGGCGGACCCTGGCCGCGCGATGA
- a CDS encoding MaoC/PaaZ C-terminal domain-containing protein — protein sequence MNDQNARRIVQRGLYFDELDEGAVYVHSPGRTVTEADNVLFTTLTMNTQSLHLDAAWAEQTEFGERLVNSMFTLSTLVGLSVAQLTQGTIVANLGFSEIAFPAPVRHGDTLYGETLVVSKRLSSSRPGQGIVEFAHTARNQHGTVVATARRSTLMRCAPADPAPGGAS from the coding sequence GTGAACGACCAGAACGCCCGGCGTATCGTGCAGCGCGGGCTCTACTTCGACGAGCTCGACGAGGGCGCCGTGTACGTCCACAGCCCCGGTCGGACGGTGACCGAGGCCGACAACGTGCTGTTCACGACGCTCACGATGAACACGCAATCACTTCACCTGGATGCCGCCTGGGCCGAGCAGACCGAGTTCGGGGAGCGGCTGGTCAACAGCATGTTCACCCTCTCCACCCTCGTCGGCCTCTCGGTCGCGCAGCTCACCCAGGGGACCATCGTCGCCAACCTCGGATTCTCCGAGATCGCCTTCCCCGCGCCGGTGCGCCACGGCGACACCCTCTATGGCGAGACGCTCGTGGTGTCGAAGCGGCTCTCGTCGTCGCGGCCGGGGCAGGGCATCGTCGAGTTCGCGCACACCGCGCGCAACCAGCACGGCACGGTCGTCGCGACCGCGAGGCGTTCGACGCTCATGCGCTGCGCGCCCGCTGACCCGGCTCCCGGGGGCGCGTCGTGA
- a CDS encoding acetyl-CoA carboxylase biotin carboxylase subunit: MFSTVLIANRGEIACRVIRTLREQGIRSVAVYSDADAGARHVALADTAVRLGPAPAAQSYLDIDAVIAAARQTGAEAIHPGYGFLAENTAFAAACEQAGIVFIGPSAEAIRVMGDKITAKHAVEARGVPTVPGVARAGMTDEELIAAADDVGYPLLIKPSAGGGGKGMHVVTEPERMPAALAAARREAAAGFGDDTLFLERYLQNPRHIEVQIVADAHGATVHLGERECSLQRRHQKVIEEAPSPLLDPQTRERIGQAACETARSVAYRGAGTVEFIVAGDRPDEFFFMEMNTRLQVEHPVTEEITGIDLVAEQLRIAAGEPLSFDQGDVRLRGHSIEARVYAEDPSAGFLPTGGRIRRVRHPEGRGIRVDTAMVDGLDVSVDYDPMLAKVIATAPTRDEARRRLLAALSDTVVLGFETNVAFLRGLLEVPAVVRGDLDTGLIERELDSLIAVEIDDDVFARAALLLDDALDRADDPWRRRDGWRLGPPAPRRYDLESGGERRLIELRGTGGTLTLSVDGAEQAAAVTPGAAGAVSVRVGDRTASVIADVGADRVRLASDGAVHEVRRLRADHRRGDDDAVAPELVSPMPGVVILTPGADGATVAVGDPVVVVEAMKMEHVVRAEIAGVVSLRVRPGDSVTRGQSLAVIAPPTGEEDGA; encoded by the coding sequence ATGTTTTCCACCGTTCTGATAGCCAACCGCGGCGAGATCGCCTGCCGGGTCATCCGCACCCTCCGAGAGCAGGGCATCCGCTCGGTCGCGGTCTACAGCGACGCGGATGCCGGTGCGCGCCACGTCGCCCTCGCCGACACCGCCGTGCGGCTGGGGCCTGCTCCCGCCGCGCAGAGCTACCTCGACATCGACGCCGTCATTGCCGCGGCGCGGCAGACGGGCGCTGAGGCGATCCACCCCGGGTACGGCTTCCTCGCTGAGAACACCGCCTTCGCCGCCGCGTGCGAACAGGCGGGCATCGTCTTCATCGGTCCGTCGGCGGAGGCCATCCGCGTCATGGGCGACAAGATCACCGCCAAGCACGCCGTCGAAGCCCGAGGAGTGCCGACGGTGCCCGGGGTCGCGCGGGCCGGCATGACGGACGAAGAGCTGATCGCCGCGGCGGACGACGTCGGATATCCGCTCCTGATCAAGCCGTCCGCCGGTGGCGGCGGCAAGGGGATGCACGTCGTGACCGAACCCGAGCGCATGCCCGCCGCGCTCGCCGCCGCGAGACGTGAGGCGGCCGCCGGATTCGGAGACGACACCCTCTTCCTCGAGCGGTATCTCCAGAACCCGCGTCACATCGAGGTGCAGATCGTCGCGGATGCGCACGGCGCGACCGTGCATCTCGGCGAGCGGGAGTGCTCGCTGCAGCGTCGCCATCAGAAGGTCATCGAGGAGGCGCCGTCGCCCCTCCTCGATCCGCAGACCCGGGAGCGGATCGGGCAGGCCGCCTGCGAGACCGCGCGCAGCGTCGCCTACCGCGGGGCCGGCACGGTGGAGTTCATCGTGGCGGGCGACCGGCCCGATGAGTTCTTCTTCATGGAAATGAACACGCGCCTGCAGGTCGAGCACCCGGTCACCGAGGAGATCACCGGCATCGACCTCGTCGCCGAGCAGCTCCGCATCGCCGCGGGGGAGCCGCTCTCGTTCGACCAGGGCGATGTCCGCCTCCGCGGCCACAGCATCGAGGCGCGGGTGTACGCGGAGGACCCCTCCGCCGGATTCCTGCCGACCGGCGGCCGGATCCGCCGGGTGCGGCATCCCGAGGGGCGCGGCATCCGTGTCGACACGGCGATGGTCGACGGACTCGACGTGTCGGTGGACTACGACCCGATGCTGGCGAAGGTCATCGCCACCGCGCCGACGCGCGACGAGGCACGGCGGCGGCTGCTCGCAGCCCTGAGCGACACCGTCGTGCTCGGATTCGAGACGAACGTCGCCTTCCTTCGGGGGCTGCTCGAGGTGCCCGCGGTGGTGCGAGGCGATCTCGACACCGGTCTGATCGAGCGGGAGCTCGATTCCCTGATCGCCGTGGAGATCGACGACGACGTCTTCGCGCGCGCCGCCCTGCTGCTCGACGATGCGCTCGACCGCGCCGACGATCCGTGGCGACGGCGCGACGGGTGGCGGCTCGGACCTCCGGCGCCGCGCCGGTACGACCTGGAGTCGGGCGGTGAACGCCGTCTCATCGAGCTCCGCGGCACCGGTGGAACCCTGACGCTCTCGGTCGACGGCGCCGAACAGGCGGCCGCGGTGACCCCGGGGGCTGCCGGGGCGGTGAGCGTGCGCGTCGGCGACCGCACCGCGTCGGTGATCGCCGACGTGGGCGCCGACCGCGTGCGCCTGGCGTCGGACGGTGCCGTGCACGAGGTCCGGCGGCTGCGCGCGGACCACCGTCGCGGTGACGACGATGCCGTCGCCCCCGAACTGGTGTCTCCGATGCCGGGGGTCGTCATCCTCACCCCGGGCGCGGACGGCGCGACCGTCGCTGTCGGCGATCCGGTGGTGGTGGTGGAGGCGATGAAGATGGAACATGTGGTGCGGGCGGAGATCGCCGGCGTGGTCTCGCTGCGGGTCCGTCCCGGAGACAGCGTGACCCGTGGGCAGTCGCTCGCCGTCATCGCGCCCCCGACAGGTGAGGAGGACGGCGCGTGA
- a CDS encoding carboxyl transferase domain-containing protein, with translation MTAPTRAPLRYADLIDDLHRRRERAVRGGPERARERHVARGKLLPRDRIDTLLDDGSPFLEVGALAGDGLYDDECPAGGVVAGIGLVAGRHVMVVANDATVKGGTYYPITVKKHLRAQEIAAENRLPCVYLVDSGGAFLPMQDEVFPDRDHFGRIFYNQARMSRDGIPQIAAVLGSSTAGGAYVPAMSDETVIVRNQGTIFLGGPPLVKAATGEVVSAEDLGGGEVHTRVSGVTDHLAENDEHALEIVRRIVATLPAPTPLREEPLAVVAPVADPTTLPEVVPVELTVPYDARQIIDRIIDAGTFSEFKREYGETLVTGFARLHGHRVGIVANNGVLFSESALKGAHFIELCDQRGIPLLFLQNITGFMVGREYESGGIAKHGAKMVNAVACASVPKLTVVVGGSFGAGTYSMCGRAYSPRFLWLWPGARVSVMGGPQAASVLSTVRREQIEARGEQWSADDEAAFQAPIREQYEQQGSPYYSSARLWDDGVLDPAETRDVLGLALDVCLRAPFDAPGYGVFRM, from the coding sequence ATGACAGCCCCCACCCGCGCGCCCCTGCGCTACGCCGACCTGATCGACGATCTCCACCGGCGTCGCGAGCGCGCTGTCCGCGGCGGACCGGAACGCGCCCGCGAGCGTCACGTCGCACGCGGGAAACTCCTCCCGCGAGACCGGATCGACACCCTGCTCGACGACGGCAGCCCCTTCCTCGAGGTCGGCGCCCTCGCGGGCGACGGGCTCTACGACGACGAGTGCCCCGCCGGCGGGGTCGTCGCAGGGATCGGACTCGTGGCCGGCAGGCACGTCATGGTCGTCGCCAACGACGCGACCGTAAAGGGCGGAACCTACTACCCGATCACGGTGAAGAAGCACCTCCGCGCGCAGGAGATCGCCGCCGAGAACCGGCTTCCGTGCGTCTATCTCGTCGACTCGGGCGGTGCCTTCCTGCCGATGCAGGACGAGGTCTTCCCCGACCGCGACCACTTCGGGCGCATCTTCTACAACCAGGCGCGGATGTCGCGGGACGGCATCCCGCAGATCGCGGCGGTGCTCGGATCGTCGACCGCCGGCGGCGCCTACGTCCCCGCGATGAGCGACGAGACCGTGATCGTGCGGAACCAGGGGACGATCTTCCTCGGCGGACCGCCGCTCGTGAAGGCGGCGACCGGCGAAGTCGTCTCGGCGGAGGACCTCGGTGGCGGTGAGGTGCACACCCGCGTCTCGGGCGTCACCGACCATCTCGCGGAGAACGACGAACACGCGCTCGAGATCGTCCGGCGCATCGTCGCGACGCTCCCGGCTCCGACCCCGCTGCGTGAGGAACCTCTCGCCGTCGTCGCCCCCGTGGCCGACCCGACGACGCTCCCCGAGGTGGTGCCCGTCGAGCTCACCGTCCCCTACGACGCTCGGCAGATCATCGACCGCATCATCGACGCGGGCACGTTCTCCGAGTTCAAGCGGGAGTACGGCGAGACGCTCGTCACCGGCTTCGCCCGCCTTCATGGTCACCGCGTCGGCATCGTCGCGAACAACGGCGTGCTGTTCTCCGAATCCGCGCTCAAGGGCGCGCACTTCATCGAACTCTGCGATCAGCGCGGCATCCCGCTGCTGTTCCTGCAGAACATCACCGGCTTCATGGTCGGCCGCGAGTACGAGTCCGGCGGGATCGCGAAGCACGGCGCGAAGATGGTCAACGCCGTTGCCTGCGCTTCCGTCCCCAAGCTGACCGTCGTCGTCGGCGGATCGTTCGGCGCCGGCACTTACTCCATGTGCGGGCGGGCGTACTCGCCCCGGTTCCTGTGGCTCTGGCCCGGCGCGCGGGTCTCGGTCATGGGCGGCCCGCAGGCGGCATCCGTGCTGTCGACCGTGAGGCGGGAGCAGATCGAGGCGCGCGGCGAGCAGTGGTCGGCGGATGACGAAGCCGCCTTCCAGGCGCCGATCCGCGAACAGTACGAACAGCAGGGGAGTCCGTACTACTCATCGGCCCGCCTCTGGGACGACGGCGTCCTCGACCCGGCTGAGACGCGCGACGTGCTCGGGCTCGCGCTCGACGTCTGCCTCCGCGCCCCCTTCGATGCGCCGGGCTACGGCGTCTTCCGGATGTGA
- a CDS encoding substrate-binding domain-containing protein, with amino-acid sequence MSGEAEAPRPAATIYDVAARAGVNPSTVSRALSKPGRVSAATEARIRRAAEELDFRVNPIARALLTGRTRTIGLVVADATNPAVFGIVRGAEEVASAQDYTLVIAESRGDPDAEVATTDRLLLSVDGLILATTRLPDERIRSLAARKPVVLVNRRLDGVDAVLPDVESGVTALVAHLDALGHRSVVYLAGAHGSWISERRWGAVQRAAAARSMSVAQWGPHAPTIDGGRALAPRILDESHTAVVAFNDLMAIGAMQAVVQRGGAVPGDVSIAGFDDIFGSEFIVPALTTVRTPFEAAGRNAAGALLQRFDGVSWEPELLGTELIVRDSTGPRR; translated from the coding sequence GTGAGCGGGGAAGCAGAGGCTCCGCGACCCGCGGCGACGATCTACGACGTCGCGGCGCGCGCGGGCGTCAACCCCTCGACCGTGTCGCGGGCGCTGAGCAAGCCGGGGCGGGTCAGCGCGGCGACCGAGGCCCGCATCCGCCGCGCGGCGGAAGAGCTCGACTTCCGCGTCAATCCCATCGCCCGCGCGCTGCTGACCGGACGCACGCGCACGATCGGCCTGGTCGTCGCCGATGCGACCAACCCCGCCGTTTTCGGCATCGTTCGCGGCGCCGAGGAGGTCGCGAGCGCGCAGGACTACACCCTCGTCATCGCCGAGTCTCGGGGTGACCCCGATGCCGAAGTGGCCACAACCGACCGGCTGCTCCTCAGCGTCGACGGTCTGATCCTCGCCACCACCCGTCTGCCCGACGAGCGAATCCGTTCCCTCGCCGCCCGGAAGCCCGTCGTCCTCGTGAACCGCAGGCTCGACGGCGTCGATGCCGTCCTTCCCGACGTCGAATCGGGCGTCACGGCGCTGGTTGCGCATCTCGACGCCCTGGGCCATCGCTCCGTCGTCTACCTCGCAGGCGCGCACGGCTCGTGGATCAGCGAGCGCCGCTGGGGCGCCGTGCAGCGTGCGGCAGCCGCGCGCTCGATGTCCGTCGCGCAGTGGGGGCCTCACGCACCGACCATCGACGGTGGCCGGGCGCTCGCGCCCCGGATCCTCGACGAGTCGCATACGGCGGTGGTCGCCTTCAACGACCTCATGGCCATCGGCGCGATGCAGGCGGTGGTCCAGCGCGGCGGGGCGGTGCCGGGCGACGTCAGCATCGCCGGGTTCGACGACATCTTCGGGAGCGAGTTCATCGTCCCCGCACTCACCACCGTCCGCACGCCGTTCGAGGCGGCCGGCCGGAACGCCGCCGGGGCGCTCCTGCAACGGTTCGACGGCGTCTCGTGGGAGCCCGAGCTGCTCGGGACCGAGCTCATCGTGCGCGACTCCACGGGCCCGCGGCGCTGA
- a CDS encoding gluconokinase, with amino-acid sequence MSGGRARAIVVMGVSAAGKSTIAARLAGELGCRWIDADDLHPASNVAKMAAGEPLTDDDRWPWLDEVGRRLANDAGRGIVIACSALRRAYRDRIRRLAPEAVFVHLTAAPELLERRAAARTGHFMPASLLASQIALLEHLDDDEVGVAVDVAADIPAIVGTARDWILARERGASS; translated from the coding sequence ATGAGTGGTGGGCGCGCGCGTGCGATCGTCGTGATGGGCGTGTCCGCCGCCGGCAAGTCCACCATCGCCGCTCGTCTCGCCGGTGAACTCGGATGCCGCTGGATCGACGCGGACGACCTCCACCCGGCATCCAACGTGGCGAAGATGGCCGCGGGCGAGCCGCTCACCGACGACGATCGCTGGCCGTGGCTGGACGAGGTCGGTCGTCGATTGGCGAACGATGCGGGGCGCGGCATCGTCATCGCGTGCTCCGCACTGCGTCGGGCGTACCGCGACCGGATCCGTCGGCTCGCGCCGGAGGCGGTGTTCGTCCACCTGACGGCGGCCCCCGAGCTGCTCGAACGTCGCGCGGCTGCGCGCACCGGCCACTTCATGCCCGCATCTCTGCTCGCCTCTCAGATCGCACTCCTCGAGCACCTCGATGACGACGAGGTCGGGGTGGCGGTCGACGTCGCAGCGGACATCCCGGCCATCGTCGGGACGGCGCGGGACTGGATCCTCGCTCGCGAGCGTGGCGCGTCGTCGTGA
- a CDS encoding SRPBCC family protein has protein sequence MTWTARHISRSIDRDPADVAAFAGDPANLPQWAAGLSTGIRRDGDRWLAESPMGDVEVSFPGPVEFGILDHDVTLPDGTRFHNPLRVLRNDRGSEVVFTLYRMPGVSDEDYEADAARIEGDLDELAAILEE, from the coding sequence ATGACCTGGACAGCCCGGCACATCTCCCGCTCCATCGATCGCGATCCCGCCGATGTCGCGGCGTTCGCCGGAGACCCGGCGAACCTCCCGCAGTGGGCCGCGGGTCTCAGCACCGGCATCCGCCGCGACGGCGACCGTTGGCTCGCGGAGTCCCCGATGGGGGACGTCGAGGTGTCCTTCCCTGGGCCGGTCGAGTTCGGCATCCTCGACCACGACGTGACCCTCCCCGACGGCACCCGGTTCCACAATCCGCTTCGCGTGCTGCGCAACGACCGCGGGAGCGAGGTCGTCTTCACGCTCTACCGCATGCCGGGTGTCAGCGATGAGGACTACGAGGCGGACGCCGCGCGCATCGAGGGCGACCTCGATGAGCTGGCCGCGATCCTCGAAGAGTGA
- a CDS encoding nitroreductase family protein: MPRFTDPVLHAMATRRSLAKVGPGSPSDDELRDLLAAVTPVADHKALRPWRLLTLRGEDRGRLGAALDAAAGTEREPGEVNTKPFRADLLIAVIASPRPHPGVPEWEQHATAAGAGHLLELALWRAGWGVMWRTGMAVNAAEVRELHGLADHELLMGWLYVGSIDSELRARLGATPRPVLDPTPFLGALPR, translated from the coding sequence ATGCCGCGTTTCACCGATCCCGTGCTGCACGCCATGGCGACCCGGCGGTCGCTCGCCAAGGTCGGCCCCGGGTCCCCCAGTGACGACGAGTTGCGCGATCTCCTCGCGGCGGTGACCCCGGTCGCGGATCACAAAGCCCTTCGACCGTGGCGGCTGCTCACCCTTCGCGGTGAGGACCGCGGGCGCCTCGGCGCCGCCCTGGATGCCGCCGCCGGGACGGAACGGGAGCCCGGGGAGGTCAACACGAAGCCGTTCCGCGCGGACCTGCTGATCGCGGTCATCGCGAGTCCGCGTCCGCACCCCGGCGTGCCGGAGTGGGAGCAGCACGCGACCGCCGCCGGCGCGGGCCACCTGCTCGAGCTCGCTCTGTGGCGCGCGGGATGGGGCGTCATGTGGCGCACCGGGATGGCCGTGAACGCCGCCGAGGTCAGAGAACTGCACGGCCTCGCGGACCACGAGCTGCTGATGGGGTGGCTCTACGTCGGGAGCATCGACTCCGAGCTGCGCGCGCGGCTGGGCGCCACGCCCCGCCCGGTCCTCGACCCGACGCCCTTCCTCGGCGCGCTGCCGCGCTGA